Proteins encoded in a region of the Trichosurus vulpecula isolate mTriVul1 chromosome 9, mTriVul1.pri, whole genome shotgun sequence genome:
- the DNAJB5 gene encoding dnaJ homolog subfamily B member 5 isoform X1, translating into MGKDYYKILGIQSGANEDEIKKAYRKMALKYHPDKNKEPSAEEKFKEIAEAYDVLSDPKKRAVYDQYGEEGLKTGGGSSGGSGGSFHYTFHGDPHATFASFFGGSNPFDIFFASSRTTRPFNGFDPDDMDVDEDDDPFGAFGRFGFNGLSGGPRRPQESLHPRRKVQDPPVVHELRVSLEEVYHGSTKRMKITRRRLNPDGRTVRTEDKILHIVIKRGWKEGTKITFPKEGDATPDNIPADIVFVLKDKPHAHFRRDGTNVVYSALISLKEALCGCTVNIPTIDGRVIPLPCNDVIKPGTVKRLRGEGLPFPKVPTQRGDLIVEFKVRFPDRIAPQTRQILKQHLPCS; encoded by the exons ATGGGGAAGGATTATTATAAGATTCTGGGTATCCAGTCTGGAGCCAATGAAGATGAGATCAAGAAAGCATATCGGAAGATGGCCCTGAAGTATCATCCGGACAAGAACAAAGAGCCCAGTGCTGAGGAGAAGTTTAAGGAGATTGCAGAGGCTTATGATGTGCTGAGTGACCCCAAGAAACGAGCTGTTTATGACCAGTATGGGGAAGAAG GCCTGAAGACCGGTGGTGGCAGCTCTGGAGGTTCTGGGGGCTCCTTCCACTACACCTTCCATGGCGACCCCCACGCCACGTTCGCCTCCTTCTTCGGTGGCTCCAACCCCTTCGACATCTTCTTCGCCAGCAGTCGTACCACGCGGCCCTTCAACGGCTTCGACCCGGACGACATGGATGTGGACGAAGACGATGACCCGTTTGGCGCCTTCGGCCGCTTTGGTTTCAATGGGCTGAGTGGAGGACCCAGACGACCCCAGGAGTCCCTACACCCCCGGAGAAAGGTGCAGGATCCCCCTGTCGTGCACGAGCTGCGCGTGTCCTTAGAAGAGGTCTACCACGGCTCCACTAAGCGCATGAAGATCACCCGGAGGCGCCTCAACCCGGACGGACGGACCGTTCGTACAGAGGACAAGATCCTGCACATCGTCATCAAGCGGGGCTGGAAAGAGGGCACCAAGATCACCTTCCCCAAAGAGGGCGACGCCACGCCCGACAACATCCCCGCTGACATAGTCTTTGTACTTAAGGATAAGCCGCATGCCCACTTCCGACGAGACGGGACCAACGTGGTCTACAGTGCCCTAATCAGCCTCAAGGAG GCGCTGTGTGGCTGCACAGTCAACATTCCCACCATCGATGGCCGAGTTATCCCCCTACCCTGCAATGACGTCATCAAGCCGGGCACTGTGAAGAGACTACGCGGGGAGGGGCTGCCCTTCCCTAAGGTGCCCACCCAACGGGGCGACCTCATAGTGGAGTTCAAAGTCCGCTTCCCGGACAGGATAGCTCCGCAGACGCGACAAATCTTAAAACAGCACCTGCCTTGCTCCTAG